The Pyrenophora tritici-repentis strain M4 chromosome 10, whole genome shotgun sequence genome contains a region encoding:
- a CDS encoding 60S ribosomal protein eL21, with protein MGHAAGLRAGTRYAFSRDFKKKGMIPLSTYLKQYKVGDIVDVVANGAVQKGMPYKVYHGKTGIVYNVTKSAVGVILQKQVGNRYMEKRINVRIEHVRHSRSREDFLKRVKLNFAKQQKAKETGEPQQMKRMPAQPRGESIVSLKDNKPENITPVPYETYI; from the exons ATGGGTCACGCAGCCGGTCTCCGCGCGGGTACGCGCTATGC TTTCTCGAGGGATTTCAAGAAGAAGGGTATGATCCCGTTGTCGACCTACCTCAAGCAGTACAAGGTCGGTGATATCGTCGATGTCGTAGCCAACG GTGCGGTCCAGAAGGGTATGCCCTACAAGGTCTACCACGGCAAGACTGGTATCGTCTACAACGTCACCAAGTCCGCTGTCGGTGTTATCCTCCAGAAGCAGGTCGGCAACCGATATATGGAGAAGCGCATCAACGTCCGCATCGAGCACGTCCGCCATTCCCGCTCACGAGAGGACTTCCTCAAGCGCGTCAAGCTCAACTTTGCCAAGCAACAGAAGGCTAAGGAGACTGGCGAGCCCCAGCAGATGAAGCGCATGCCCGCACAGCCCCGAGGCGAGTCGATCGTCAGCCTCAAGGACAACAAGCCAGAGAACATTACACCTGTACCTTACGAGACCTACATCTAG
- a CDS encoding 40S ribosomal protein uS4, whose product MAPPRSYSKTYSVPRRPFESARLDTELKLVGEYGLRNKREVWRVQLTLSKIRRAARSLLTLDEKDPKRLFEGNALIRRLVRVGVLDESRMKLDYVLALKIEDFLERRLQTCVYKLGLAKSIHHARVLIRQRHIRVGKQIVNVPSFMVRLDSQKHIDFALTSPFGGGRPGRVRRKKAKAAEKGGDDDAGEEDEE is encoded by the exons ATGGCGCCCCCTCGCTCCTACTCCAAGACGTACAGCGTCCCCCGTCGTCCTTTCGAGTCCGCTCGTCT TGATACCGAGTTGAAGCTCGTCGGCGAGTATGGTCTCCGCAACAAGCGCGAGGTCTGGCGAGTTCAGTTGACTCTGTCCAAGATCCGTCGTGCCGCCCG TTCGCTTCTTACTCTCGATGAGAAGGACCCCAAGCGCCTCTTCGAAGGTAACGCCCTCATTCGCCGTCTCGTGCGTGTCGGTGTCCTCGACGAGTCCCGCATGAAGCTCGATTACGTCTTGGCTCTTAAGATTGAGGACTTCTTGGAGCGCCGTCTCCAGACCTGCGTCTACAAGCTCGGCCTCGCCAAGTCCATCCACCACGCTCGTGTTCTCATCCGCCAGCGCCACATCCG TGTCGGCAAGCAGATCGTCAACGTCCCCTCCTTCATGGTTCGCCTCGACTCCCAGAAGCACATCGACTTCGCTCTGACCTCGCCATTCGGTGGCGGTCGCCCTGGTCGTGTCAGGAGGAAGAAGGCCAAGGCCGCCGAGAAGGGTGGTGACGACGATGCCGgcgaggaggacgaggagTAA
- a CDS encoding DeoC, Deoxyribose-phosphate aldolase: MSTTSSAGAAAGTTNPHPIPLTESEVLIRGFLAANPDLDKGPIEMMTDRYTNEEWKAQIDETVKNVLKEVASGVRAKKVYEGPSMRNGEEALKQLAKTVDHTVLKLDATSTVIDGLCSEARTEGFKSVCVRLNWVQRCVSDLKGSDVLVACVVGFHEGTQDTYSKLREARAAVAVGAAELDVVLNHSLLTKHNRPASPPARVITTRDSAIDSITAANTAINAGSNSGSASGPDEDEIPDYSAIYRELASIRSLCPAPTTLKLILETSQLNSSQILAASHLAAAASFDFIKTSTGFNGPGANLPNVQLMVAAAEYLAAQRVGNKKMEVKASGGVRDLSTAIKMLEAGATRLGTSSGLWIMQEARAKVGEDKVAAGIGSDKSSRPSPGTRLYTDDSVY, encoded by the exons ATGTCTACTACATCATCAGCTGGAGCTGCGGCAGGGACTACAAACCCTCACCCTATCCCCCTCACCGAATCTGAAGTCCTGATCCGCGGGTTCCTAGCCGCTAACCCCGATCTTGACAAGGGCCCAATCGAAATGATGACTGATCGGTATACAAATGAGGAGTGGAAGGCGCAGATTGATGAGACGGTCAAGAATGTGTTGAAAGAGGTTGCTAGTGGGGTGAGGGCGAAGAAGGTGTACGAGGGGCCAAGCATGCGAAATGGCGAGGAGGCGTTGAAGCAGTTGGCCAAGACAGTAGATCATACAGTACTCAAGTTGGATGCTACGAGTACTGTGATTGATGGGTTGTGCTCTGAGGCCAGAACTGAAGGGTTCAAG TCTGTATGCGTGCGACTGAACTGGGTCCAACGCTGCGTCAGCGACCTTAAAGGCTCGGATGTCCTCGTAGCCTGTGTCGTTGGTTTCCATGAAGGAACCCAAGACACGTACTCCAAGTTGCGTGAAGCACGCGCTGCCGTCGCAGTAGGAGCAGCAGAACTAGACGTTGTGCTCAACCACTCTCTGCTCACAAAGCATAACCGTCCTGCTTCCCCCCCCGCAAGAGTCATCACTACCAGGGACTCTGCTATTGACAGCATCACCGCAGCAAACACGGCCATCAACGCCGGCAGCAACAGCGGCAGCGCGAGCGGACCTGATGAAGACGAGATCCCAGACTACAGTGCCATTTATAGGGAGTTGGCAAGCATAAGGAGCCTCTGCCCTGCTCCTACAACGCTTAAACTTATCCTCGAAACTTCACAACTCAACTCATCCCAAATCTTGGCTGCGTCGCACCTCGCTGCCGCCGCGTCATTTGATTTTATCAAGACTTCCACTGGCTTCAATGGCCCTGGTGCTAACTTGCCCAACGTTCAGCTCATGGTCGCTGCGGCAGAATATCTTGCTGCTCAGCGTGTCGGTAACAAGAAGATGGAGGTCAAAGCGAGTGGAGGCGTTAGGGACCTGAGTACCGCGATCAAGATGCTAGAGGCGGGCGCGACGCGATTGGGCACGAGTTCAGGACTCTGGATCATGCAGGAAGCGAGGGCTAAGGTGGGCGAGGACAAGGTTGCAGCTGGGATCGGGTCGGACAAGTCAAGCAGACCATCTCCCGGTACAAGGCTTTACACTGATGATTCGGTGTACTAG
- a CDS encoding 40S ribosomal protein eS27: MVLAVDLLNPTPAAEARKHKLKTLVPAPRSFFMDVKCPGCFTITTVFSHANTVVVCQGCSQVLCQPTGGKARLTEGCSFRRK; encoded by the exons ATG GTTCTCGCAGTTGACCTTCTCAACCCCACCCCGGCCGC TGAGGCCCGCAAGCACAAGCTCAAGACCCTCGTGCCCGCCCCCCGCTCCTTCTTCATGGACGTCAAGTGCCCTGGGTGCTTCACCATCACCACCGTCTTCTCGCACGCAAACACAGTCGTCGTCTGCCAGGGCTGCTCGCAGGTCCT GTGCCAGCCCACTGGTGGCAAGGCGCGGTTGACCGAGGGTTGCTCTTTCCGAAGGAAGTAG
- a CDS encoding Trichoplein multi-domain protein, with product MSCINAAIEAIESRDPGDKFTYSEVARRFGVDRSTLSRRHQQIRGSNEAKSRNQQLLHPHQELQLLEHIDELTEAGLPPTRTMIQNFASAIAGRATSQSWVTRFFHRHPDAIISRWSTGLDRNRHRADSVYKYESYFDLLSTKMAQHHIRAQDVYNMDEKGFLIGVTGRSKRVFSKQKYETGGFKKVIQDGNRDWITVIAAICADGSTLPPAIIYEATSGNMYARWVDDIAIDDPVYVTSSPSGWTNDQVGLAWLEQVFDRHTKEKAGNHTRLLILDGHGSHVTMDTHTLQPLDVVMFKPLAAAYSLSLQHYLQASHGLLAVRKDDFYRLFKPAWDSSFIKKHALKAFKATGIAPIDPEVVLKKFRKSTLTAPPPLVNVSRATITNLINQAYDPSSIAANNLSEILLRLQAAKEIAEYEKDALRAALHVHQKPRNRHEPPLDLQQRKAFHSGAVWWSPCKLREARFRQLVKEKEKEKELLDKIELKEAKENNRIYQLKIKEAARAAREEAKKVRDEAKAVKAAELDAKRRDRDAAKAIQQPQSGKRKASKPAAKQQPKKRRVGGAGGGTLAEVAAPAPPPTTTRRGRAVNTPAKYR from the exons atgagttgtatcaacgctgcgattgaagctattgaatcgcgtgatcccggagataaatttacatactctgaggttgcgcgccgctttggtgttgatcgctctacgttgtcgcgacgccatcaacagatccggggctcaaatgaagccaaatcacgtaatcagcaactccttcacccacaccaggagctacagcttctagagcacattgacgagcttactgaggctggcttaccaccgacgaggactatgatccagaactttgctagtgctatagccggaagggctacctcccaaagctgggtgacgcgcttctttcaccgtcatcccgacgcgattatatcacgttggtcaactggtttggaccgcaatcgccaccgggctgattctgtatacaagtacgagtcgtactttgatctactatctactaaaatggctcagcaccatattcgggcgcaggatgtatataatatggatgagaagggattccttattggagtgacggggaggagtaagagagtgtttagtaagcagaaatatgagactgggggctttaagaaagtgatacaggacggcaacagagattggatcactgttatcgctgctatatgtgctgatgggagtacgttaccgcccgcgattatatacgaagctacttcgggcaacatgtacgccagatgggttgatgatatcgcaattgacgatccagtctacgttacctcaagtccctcagggtggaccaatgatcaggtaggcctggcatggctcgaacaggtgtttgatcgccatacgaaggagaaggccggcaatcacacacgcttactcatccttgacggccatgggagtcacgttactatgga TACCCAtacgctgcagccactcgatgtggtaatgttcaaacctctggcagccgcgtactcactcagcttgcagcactacctccaggcgagccacggtctcttagctgtgaggaaggatgacttctaccgtcttttcaagcctgcctgggactcctctttcattaagaagcacgcgttgaaggcatttaaagccactgggatagctcctatagatcccgaagtagtacttaaaaagttccgaaagtcaacactaacagcaccgccgccactagtgaacgtgagtagagctactatcacgaacctcattaatcaggcctacgatccgagctctattgcggccaacaacctctcagaaatactcctccgcctccaggctgccaaagagatcgccgagtacgagaaggacgcactgcgcgcggcgctacacgttcaccagaagccccgcaatcggcacgaacctcccctagatctacagcagcgaaaagcgttccattcaggggcagtttggtggtcgccgtgcaagcttcgagaggcccgcttcaggcagctagtgaaggagaaggagaaggagaaagagctacttgataagatagagttgaaagaggcaaaggagaacaacaggatctatcaacttaagatcaaagaggcagcgcgggcggcgcgtgaggaggcaaagaaggtgcgggatgaagccaaggctgtaaaggctgccgaacttgacgccaaacgacgcgatcgcgacgctgcaaaggctatacaacaaccccaatcgggcaagcgtaaggcttcaaagcccgctgcaaagcaacagccaaaaaaacgacgcgtgggtggtgctggcggtggcactctggctgaggtggctgcaccggctcccccaccaacaaccacccgacgcggccgggccgtcaatactccggcaaaatatagatag
- a CDS encoding WbbJ, Acetyltransferase (isoleucine patch superfamily) — MAAQEKNMQEIEKAKKLNHVPWCEEYEKMISGMLYNAFSPELNKARYQARAFAHKYNTWFPDPTTDPDKGFDTLAAERLGLLKQIIGHIADDEIFIEPPFNIDYGCNISLGSRFYSNFNLTILDCSLVTIGNRCMFGPNVSIFAATHEAEVQSRRDNIEYGHPVVIGDDCWVGGNVVILPGVTIGRGVTVGAMSVVTKNVPDFCVVMGQPARVVKKVKEVQPMEEDRVVGNK, encoded by the exons ATGGCAGCCCAggagaagaacatgcaaGAGATAGAGAAGGCAAAGAAGCTAAACCATGTGCCCTGGTGCGAAGAGTACGAGAAGATGATCTCAGGAATGCT CTACAACGCCTTCAGTCCAGAACTAAACAAAGCCCGCTACCAAGCCCGCGCCTTCGCCCATAAATACAACACTTGGTTCCCCGACCCCACCACCGACCCAGACAAAGGCTTTGACACGCTCGCAGCCGAGCGTCTCGGCCTCCTCAAGCAAATCATCGGTCACATAGCCGATGATGAGATTTTCATCGAACCACCCTTCAACATTGACTACGGCTGTAACATCTCACTCGGTTCTCGCTTTTACAGTAACTTCAACTTGACCATACTAGACTGCAGCCTCGTTACCATAGGGAACCGCTGCATGTTTGGTCCCAACGTATCCATCTTTGCTGCTACTCACGAGGCAGAGGTGCAGTCGCGGCGCGACAATATTGAATATGGACATCCGGTTGTGATTGGCGATGATTGCTGGGTTGGCGGAAACGTAGTGATCCTACCTGGTGTGACGATAGGGAGGGGGGTTACTGTGGGTGCCATGAGTGTTGTGACCAAGAATGTGCCGGATTTCTGTGTCGTCATGGGACAGCCGGCTAGGGTTGTGAAGAAAGTGAAGGAGGTACAGCCAATGGAGGAGGATAGGGTTGTTGGGAACAAGTGA
- a CDS encoding GTPase SAR1 and related small G protein, giving the protein MPMCGGTKSVQRKLVLLGDGACGKTSLLNVFTRGYFPTVYEPTVFENYVHDIYIDNTHVELSLWDTAGQEEFDRLRSLSYDDTHAIMLCFSVDSPDSLENVETKWVGEIAENCPGVKLVLVALKCDLRKKEDDDADGQQPEKPCIDYNEGLRVAEKIKALRYLECSAMKNRGVNEAFTEAARVALQVKTSKDQSGGCTIL; this is encoded by the exons ATGCCCATGTGCGGTGGAACAAAGTCTGTGCAGCGCAAGCTAGTACTACT CGGCGACGGCGCATGCGGCAAGACTTCACTATTGAACGTTTTTACGAGAGG ATACTTCCCAACAGTATA TGAGCCCACAGTGTTCG AAAACTACGTCCACG ACATCTACATTGACAACACACACGTCGAGCTTAGCTTATGGGATACTGCGGGTCAAGAGGAATTCGACAGGCTACGGTCACTCAGCTACGATGACACGCATGCGATCATGCTCTGCTTCTCG GTCGACTCTCCCGACTCACTCGAGAACGTAGAAACCAAATGGGTTGGTGAAATAGCAGAAAACTGCCCAGGCGTAAAGCTCGTCCTTGTAGCGCTCAAGTGTGACCTGCGGAAAAAAGAAGACGATGATGCCGACGGCCAGCAGCCAGAAAAGCCATGCATTGACTACAACGAAGGTCTGCGCGTAGCAGAAAAGATCAAGGCGCTGCGATATCTCG AGTGCTCCGCGATGAAGAACCGGGGTGTCAACGAAGCTTTCACCGAAGCTGCCCGTGTTGCTCTGCAAGTCAAGACCAGCAAGGACCAGAGCGGCGGTTGCACGATCCTCTAA
- a CDS encoding CLH domain containing protein, producing MSDDDDFMQDSGDEEYDFEYEDDDEEQSGDVDIENKYYNAKQLKADDPEAAIDEFLGMPALEEEKSDWGFKGLKQAIKLEFKLARYDKAVEHYKELLTYVKSAVTRNYSEKSINNMLDFIEKAAEDVNAYRCMEKFYALTLDIFQSTNNERLWLKTNIKLARLWLDRKDYRQLTDKLRELHKACQLEDGSDDPSKGTYSLEVYSLEILMYAETRNNKRLKALYQRALKVKSAVPHPKIMGIIRECGGKMHMSEGKHPAV from the exons ATGTCTGACGATGACGACTTTATGCAAGACTCCGGCGATGAGGA GTATGACTTCGAGTatgaagacgacgatgaAGAGCAGAGCGGCGATGTCGACATCGAGAACAAGTATTATAACGCGAAGCAGCTCAAGGCCGATGATCCCGAGGCAGCCATAGACGAGTTCTTGGGTATGCCTGCGCTGGAAGAAGAGAAGTCGGACTG GGGCTTCAAGGGCCTAAAGCAGGCAATCAAGCTGGAGTTTAAGCTCGCGCGCTACGACAAG GCTGTAGAGCATTATAAGGAGCTTCTGACTTACGTCAAGTCGGCTGTGACGCGCAACTACTCGGAGAAGTCGATTAACAACATGCTCGACTTTATAGAAAAGGCTGCAGAAGATGTTAATGCCTACCGCTGCATGGAGAAATTCTATGCTCTTACCCTTGATATCTTCCAGAGCACCAATAACGAGCGGCTTTGGCTGAAGACCAACATCAAGCTCGCCCGGCTGTGGTTGGACAGGAAGGACTATCGACAGCTTACGGACAAGCTCCGGGAGTTGCACAAAGCCTGTCAACTCGAGGATGGGAGCGACGACCCGAGCAAGGGCACATATTCATTGGAGGTGTACTCGCTGGAGATTCTCATGTATGCCGAGACCAGGAATAACAAGCGGTTAAAA GCACTATATCAGCGAGCGCTCAAGGTCAAATCGGCGGTTCCACATCCCAAGATTATGGGAATTATCCGGGAATGCGGTGGCAAGATGCATATGAGCGAAGGCAAGCACCCAGCTGTGTGA
- a CDS encoding RPN6, 26S proteasome regulatory complex component encodes MLSGSDINPFDSQETKPYQSDPRISTMTDLVNAYQLEDIHGYEKILQNNKDLLEDPFIAENIDEVTRNVRTKAVVKLVAPYTRFTLAFISKQLKISLSEVQEIVGFLIVDKRLRGKINQQNGTVEIESSTDMDRVQAMKEWSSAIGCLWQTVLNEGDGFKSDESGSHGGNTGGPGMVWSQGSMGGKSGRGKVKGAGRMSGLVGKG; translated from the coding sequence ATGTTGTCAGGGTCGGATATCAATCCGTTTGACTCGCAAGAGACCAAACCCTACCAGAGTGACCCGCGTATCTCTACCATGACGGATCTTGTCAACGCCTACCAGCTCGAAGACATTCACGGGTACGAGAAGATTCTGCAGAACAACAAGGATCTGCTGGAAGACCCGTTTATTGCCGAGAACATTGACGAAGTCACGCGGAACGTGCGCACCAAGGCGGTCGTTAAGCTGGTTGCACCCTACACCCGGTTCACACTGGCATTCATCTCGAAACAGCTTAAGATCTCCCTTTCCGAGGTCCAAGAGATCGTAGGGTTTCTGATCGTCGACAAGCGGCTACGCGGCAAGATCAACCAGCAGAATGGAACGGTGGAGATAGAGAGTAGTACAGACATGGATCGGGTGCAGGCGATGAAGGAATGGAGTAGTGCGATTGGATGTCTCTGGCAGACGGTGTTGAACGAGGGGGATGGGTTCAAATCAGACGAGAGTGGCTCGCATGGTGGTAATACAGGGGGCCCAGGCATGGTTTGGAGCCAAGGCTCCATGGGCGGCAAGTCTGGACGAGGAAAAGTTAAGGGCGCGGGGCGGATGTCGGGACTGGTAGGGAAAGGATGA
- a CDS encoding Peptidase-C65 domain containing protein, with protein sequence MAAYPSDDELAQLQKLSSDFEPEVTGPLVGQRQSSAAITTQYATADPVFQVKTAALPAKYAYFRTCRGDGHCGWRAIAFTYFEALVRLADVNKFAEEEARLNSLGNLLEHIGYSRDIWIDFAEEAFELLHKLANSLRNMDGQTADILLNTFNSMGESMAIITYVKLLASAWIQTHADNFRHFIDSGDVKGYCANFIEPTQCEADNIGVAALAEALVKPAGFGLEVWYLDRSPGEEINRSFYLEPTDAHHRPIVGAPMLRLLYRPGHYDILYKAEDVPQVQHQPVPPQQPLHVALANYTDDFLPTATNVGDVMNMIPGMYPSGVGLGQRWPSLSLSYDFSPTPASLPQVTPVQPYAPAPTPVTPVSASHMDFVTSIHSVSTNQYNPPSHHSIHLEQPPVSLPIHPPPPVSIERAAPVGVERGGPFRPSMYELEPGFGSSMQVQQFQTAIFRNSHFNTAHFMNPDFSPEQWNPDGEYATGNKGRHKSHSS encoded by the exons ATGGCCGCATACCCATCCGACGACGAGTTGGCTCAGCTGCAGAAGCTCTCGAGCGACTTCGAGCCAGAGGTAACG GGCCCACTGGTTGGCCAACGCCAAAGCAGCGCTGCCATCACGACACAATATGCCACCGCAGATCCCGTCTTCCAAGTCAAGACGGCTGCACTGCCTGCCAAATACGCCTACTTCCGCACCTGTCGCGGCGACGGTCATTGTGGATGGCGGG CAATCGCCTTCACCTACTTTGAGGCCCTAGTGCGTCTGGCCGACGTGAACAAGTTTGCCGAGGAAGAAGCCCGCCTCAACTCGCTGGGCAACCTGCTCGAGCACATTGGCTACTCGCGCGACATCTGGATTGATTTTGCCGAGGAGGCCTTTGAGCTCTTGCACAAGCTTGCCAACTCGCTACGCAACATGGATGGCCAAACTGCCGACATCCTCCTCAACACCTTCAACAGCATGGGCGAGTCCATGGCAATCATCACTTACGTCAAG CTCCTCGCAAGTGCCTGGATACAGACTCACGCAGACAACTTCAGGCATTTCATCGACAGTGGCGACGTCAAGGGCTACTGTGCTAACTTCATTGAACCTACACAATGCGAAGCCGACAACATCGGCGTCGCTGCCCTTGCCGAAGCGCTTGTCAAGCCTGCTGGCTTCGGTCTTGAGGTATGGTATCTGGACCGCTCACCAGGGGAAGAGATCAATCGCAGCTTCTATCTGGAGCCAACCGATGCACATCATCGACCCATTGTCGGCGCCCCTATGCTAAGACTGCTCTACAGACC CGGCCACTACGATATCCTTTACAAGGCGGAAGATGTCCCCCAGGTTCAACACCAGCCCGTCCCGCCACAGCAGCCGCTGCACGTTGCTCTAGCCAACTACACCGACGACTTCCTACCGACTGCAACCAATGTTGGTGATGTCATGAACATGATCCCAGGAATGTATCCCTCTGGTGTCGGTCTGGGTCAGCGGTGGCCTTCGCTTTCGCTTTCGTACGACTTTAGCCCAACCCCCGCTTCCCTCCCCCAGGTTACTCCTGTCCAGCCATATGCCCCAGCGCCAACGCCTGTAACACCAGTTAGCGCCTCTCATATGGACTTTGTTACATCTATCCACTCTGTCAGCACGAACCAGTACAACCCGCCAAGTCATCACAGCATCCACCTCGAACAACCTCCTGTGTCACTTCCTATACACCCCCCACCACCCGTGAGCATCGAAAGGGCAGCTCCCGTAGGTGTTGAGAGGGGTGGTCCTTTCCGGCCTTCAATGTACGAGCTGGAGCCAGGCTTCGGATCGTCAATGCAGGTCCAACAGTTCCAGACGGCTATATTCCGCAA TTCACATTTCAATACCGCACACTTTATGAATCCGGATTTCTCGCCTGAGCAATGGAATCCGGACGGCGAGTACGCTACGGGAAATAAAGGTCGGCACAAGTCGCACTCTTCCTGA
- a CDS encoding WD40 repeat protein → MLTEQFVAAISASTKPNTGVTKDAGIFIHEFQPLVAQRQVFKKSATAPNGVAVSSSHIFAAQSEKAIVHVYSREKGNQEALVPFPERIHSIALAAQDSVLLLGTESGRILAWEICSGRLVSTSTSHLQPVTCIVVDPSSNFFLSGSSDAMIHVWALPSILSFSPDASRSPLHTLSTHRGPISSIACGHSWSSANIAVSISGDKSAIVWDYHNGQALRTYLLQEAPTAVTLDPADRAFYVAYADGSLQTIDFYDEVQKHTLLDLLRDSASSHRPIQPSPKTRFSADSQKLGGALSLSLSWDGTTLLSGHASGKIATWDIAKANYLSTPANLPGPVSNLRFLPPVGFPNTREPTFKIQTIVKPKQDAGMTSSGNGLIPPNYTLNMQLTGRLHIPHLSATENKSTRKSAFKEALTHPCFPTDMLEESLAELDSWNAQNKGGSAPAADFMALDEDSTSGSISAGDAQQAEVKELKKQLASLQRIQKVTFSQLAELRQEKDYFVRQAKKRADRAKVRAKNNMGLAHNGANDSHAGGDVEMNDCTDATSESESDDIDAADES, encoded by the exons ATGCTCACCGAACAATTCGTGGCCGCCATTTCGGCGTCAACCAAGCCAAACACCGGCGTCACCAAAGATGCCGGCATTTTCATCCACGAGTTCCAGCCATTGGTTGCGCAGAGACAAGTGTTTAAGAAGAGCGCAACTGCGCCAAATGGCGTCGCTGTGAGCAGCTCGCATATTTTCGCCGCTCAGTCGGAAAAGGCGATTGTTCATGTGTATAGCAGAGAAAAGGGCAACCAGGAGGCTTTGGTACCGTTTCCAGAGCGGATACATAGCATCGCCCTCGCGGCGCAGGACAGCGTGCTGCTGCTGGGAACCGAGAGTGGACGAATATTGGCGTGGGAG ATCTGCTCCGGTCGCCTCGTCTCTACATCTACATCCCACCTGCAGCCAGTAACATGTATTGTCGTCGACCCCTCGTCCAACTTCTTCCTATCTGGCTCCTCGGATGCCATGATACACGTATGGGCGCTGCCATCGATACTTTCCTTCTCGCCTGACGCCTCACGCTCGCCTTTACATACACTTTCAACCCACCGTGGCCCTATATCGTCCATCGCCTGCGGGCATAGTTGGAGCAGTGCCAACATTGCCGTTTCGATTTCGGGGGACAAGTCGGCCATAGTTTGGGACTACCATAACGGCCAAGCGCTGAGGACATATCTGCTGCAAGAGGCACCCACTGCAGTCACTCTTGATCCGGCAGACCGGGCCTTCTACGTTGCTTATGCCGACGGCAGCCTACAGACCATCGACTTCTACGATGAGGTGCAGAAGCACACGTTGCTCGACCTTCTCCGTGATAGTGCATCGTCTCACCGCCCTATTCAACCGTCACCAAAGACCCGGTTCAGTGCCGACTCGCAGAAGCTGGGTGGTGCGCTCAGTCTGAGTTTGAGCTGGGATGGTACAACATTGTTATCTGGCCATGCAAGCGGTAAGATTGCGACTTGGGACATTGCAAAGGCCAATTATCTCTCTACACCTGCCAATCTGCCAGGCCCTGTTTCAAACCTTCGCTTTCTACCACCTGTAGGCTTCCCCAATACACGGGAGCCAACCTTTAAGATCCAGACTATTGTCAAACCGAAACAGGATGCTGGAATGACAAGCAGCGGGAATGGCCTGATCCCACCAAACTATACCTTGAACATGCAGCTGACAGGCCGGCTGCACATTCCTCACTTGTCTGCCACTGAGAACAAGTCTACGAGGAAGAGTGCATTCAAAGAGGCTCTCACCCACCCCTGCTTTCCTACCGACATGCTGGAAGAGAGCTTAGCCGAATTGGACTCATGGAACGCCCAGAACAAAGGCGGCTCTGCTCCAGCGGCCGACTTCATGGCACTCGATGAAGATAGTACTAGTGGGTCCATATCAGCAGGTGATGCTCAGCAAGCAGAAGTCAAAGAGTTGAAGAAGCAGCTAGCCAGTCTGCAACGCATTCAAAAGGTCACTTTCTCGCAATTAGCAGAATTGCGCCAGGAAAAGGACTACTTTGTTCGCCAAGCAAAGAAGAGGGCTGACCGTGCCAAAGTTCGTGCGAAAAATAATATGGGCCTAGCCCACAATGGCGCAAACGATAGTCATGCAGGCGGCGACGTGGAGATGAACGACTGCACTGACGCCACCTCCGAGTCAGAATCAGACGATATTGATGCGGCTGACGAGTCTTGA